tctgggctctgtgtcCCTACCACTGTCATCTGCTCCTCAAAGGTGGGAGAAGCTGCGTGTCCTTGGCAGGCTGGGGCTTCCAGATGGGGATGGGAGGCACAGAGCGACCCTTGGGGGCACGGCTCAGATGCCCCACACTCAAGCCAAGCCgcagcagggccaggcacagcttctgcacagagctcagggacACTCACTTGGTCCCACTcgtcctcctcctgcagcaagagTGTGGGAGCGAtgctctgttcccagctgtACTCAGCAAGGTCTTGGTCACCATCATTTTCCCAACTGGACAACACAGAGGGTCTTCTGCCATTCCCTTTGGATACCTCCTGGCCAATGGAGTCTTTGTCTTCAGAAAGTCCCTGGCCAATGGACTCTTCCCAGTCAGAAACTTCTTGGTAGGTATCAACATCTCCTTGGGGCAGCCGTTCTGCCATGCATTCATCCCAATCGGAGAGCTCGTGGTGGCTTCCAGCTTCTTCCAAGGAGAGCTCCTGCTCAATGCTGGCTTCCCCTTGGGGTCCTCCCTGGAACCTACCAGCTTTGTCTAGGGACGTCTCCTTCTCAGTGCAAGCTTCCACTTGGGACAAGTCCTGATACCTACCATCTTCATCCAGGGACAGCTCCTCTTCAGGGCAGGCCTCCACTTGGGATCCTTCCTGGAACCTAACTGTTCCTTCTAGGGATAGCTCCTGCTCCGTTGAGGTTTCCCCTTGGCACTCTTCCTGGTATTGGTTGATTTCTTCCTGGGACAGGGGCTGTGGTggcaggcagggccagcagaaCAGCCTCTGCAGCGCCTGCCGCAGGCAGGAGGGACGTTTCTCATGAGGGGCCCGCTGATGGCTGAGGGTCTGGTCTCCCAGCTGGGGgtctgaggggctgggggtgctgcatGGGGCAggctctgggctctgtgtcCCTACCACTGTCATCTGCTCCTCAAAGGTGGGAGAAGCCGCATGTCCTCGGCAGGCTGGGGCTTCCAGATGGGGATGGGAGGCACAGAGCGACCCGTGGGGGCACGGCTCAGATGCCCCACACTCAAGCCAAGCCgcagcagggccaggcacagcttctgcacagagctcagggacACTCACTTGGTCCCACTCGtcatcctcctgcagcaagagTGTGGGAGCAAtgctctgttcccagctgtTCTCAGCAAGGTCTTGGTCACCATCATTTTCCCAGCTGGACAACACAGAGGGTCTTCTGCCATTCCCTTTGGGTACCTCCTGGCCGATGGACCCTTTGTCTTCAGAAAGTCCCTGGCCAATGGACTCTTCCCACTCAGAAACTTCTTGGTAGGTATCAACATCTCCTTGGGGCAGCTCATGCTCACTGTGTTCTTCCCAGTCAGAGAGATTGTGGGCGCTACCAACTTGTCCTTGGGAAAGGCCTTGCTCCATGCCTTCTTCCCAGTCAGAAACGTCTTGGTAGCTCCCAACATCGCCATGTGGCAGCTCTTCCGTGATGCATTCATCCCAATCGGAGAGCTCATGGTGGCTTCCAGCTTCTTCTGAGGAGAGCTCCTGCTCAGTGCTGGCTTCCCCTTGGGGTCCTCCCTGGATCCTACCAGCTTTGTCTAGGGACATCTCCTTCTCAGTGCAAGCTTCCACTTGGGACAAGTCCTGATACCTACCATCTTCATCCAGGGACAGCTCCTCTTCAGGGCACGCCTCCACTTGGGATCCTTCCTGGAACCTAACTGTTCCTTCTAGGGATAGCTCCTGCTCCGTTGAGGTTTCCCCTTGGCACTCTTCCTGGTATTGGTTGATTTCTTCCTGGGACAGGGGCTGTGGTggcaggcagggccagcagaaCAGCCTCCGCAGCGCCTGCCGCAGGCAGGAGGGACGTTTCTCATGAGGGGCCTGCTGATGGCTGAGGGTCTGGGCTCCCAGCTGGGGgtctgaggggctgggggagctgcatGGGGCAggctctgggctctgtgtcCCTACCACTGTCACCTGCTCCTCAAAGGTGGGAGAAGGCGCATGTCCTCGGCAGGCTGGGGCTTCCAGATGGGGATgggaggcacagagcagcccacGGGGACATAGATCAAATGTCCCACACTCAAGCCAAGCCTCAGAAGAGCCAGGCACAGCTTCtgcacagagctcagggacACTCACTTGGTCCCACTcattctcctcctgcagcaagagTGTGGGAGCAAtgctctgttcccagctgtACTCAGCAAGGTCTTGGTCACCATCATTTTCCCAACTGGACAGCAGAGTGGGTCTTCTGCCATTCCCTTTGGATACCTCCTGGCCAATGGAGTCTTTGTCTTCAGAAAGTCCCTGGCCAATGGACCCTTTGTCTTCAGAAAGTCCCTGGCCAATGGACTCTTCCCAATCAGAAACTTCTTGGTAGGGATCAACATCTCCTTGGGGCAGCCCTTCCGCCATGCATTCATCCCAATCAGAGTGCTCATGGTGGCTTCCAGCTTCTTCCAAGGAGAGCTCCTGCTCAATGCTGGCTTCCCCTTGGGGTCCTCCCTGGAACCTACCAGCTTTGTCTAGGGACATCTCCTTCTCAGTGCAAGCTTCCACTTGGGACAAGTCCTGATACCTACCATCTTCACCCAGGGTCAGCTCCTCTTCAGGGCAGGCCTCCACTTGGGATCCTTCCTGGAACCTAACTGTTCCTTCTAGGGATAGCTCCTGCTCCGTTGAGGTTTCCCCTTGGCACTCTTCCTGGTATTGGCTGATTTCTTCCTGGGACAGGGGCTGTGGTggcaggcagggccagcagaaCAGCCTCCGCAGCCTCTGCAGcgcctgccacaggcagggggGATGTTTCTCATGAGGGGCCTGCTGATGGCTGAGGGTCTGGTCTCCCAGCTGGGGgtctgaggggctgggggagctgcatGGGGCAggctctgggctctgtgtcCCTACCACTGTCACCTGCTCCTCGAAGGTGGGAGAAGGCGCGTGTCCTCGGCAGGCTGGGGCTTCCAGATGGGGATGGGAGGCACAGAGCGACCCTTGGGGGCACGGCTCAGATGCCCCACACTCAAGCCAAGCCTCAGCAGGGTCAGACACAGCTTCtgcacagagctcagggacACTCACTTGGTCCCACTCGtcatcctcctgcagcaagagTGTGGGAGCAATGCTCTGTTCCCAGTTGTACTCAGCAAGGTCTTGGTCACCATCATTTTCCCAACTGGACAACACAGAGGGTCTTCTGCCTTTGGATACCTCCTGGCCAATGGAGTCTTTGTCTTCAGAAAGCTCCTGGCCAATGGACTCTTCCCAATCAGAAACTTCTTGGTAGGTATCAACATCTCCTTGGGGCAGCTCATGCTCACTGTGTTCTTCCCAGTCAGAGAGATTGTGGGCGCTACCAACTTGTCCTTGGGAAAGGCCTTGCTCCATGCCTTCTTCCCAGTCAGAAACGTCTTGGTAGCTCCCAACATCGCCATGTGGCAGCTCTTCCGTGATGCATTCATCCCAATCGGAGAGCTCGTGGTGGCTTCCAGCTTCTTCCAAGGTGAGCTCCTGCTCAATGCTGGCTTCCCCTAGGGATCCTTCCTCGTATCTTCTGGTTTCTGCtgtctccagctccttctcagTTGAAGCTTCCCCTTGTGACCCTTTCTGTTGGCTACCACCTTCTTCTAGGGACGGCTCCTGCTCACTGTAAGCTTCCCCTTGGGACACGTCCTGGAATCTACCAGCTCCTTCTAGGGACAGCTCCTCTTCAGGGCTGGCTTCCCCTTGGGACCCTTCCTGGAACCGATCAGCTTCATCTAGGGCCACCTCCTGCTCAGTGCCGGCTTCCCCTTGGGACCCTTCCTGGAACCGATCAGCTCCTTCTAGGGACAGCTCTTGCTCTGTTGAGGCTTCCCCTTGGGACTCTTCTTGGTATTGGTTGATTTCTTCTTGGGacagctctgtgttttcctcatCTTCACACCGAGAATGCTCAGAATCCCCAGCCAAGGCTGCCTCCTCAGTCTCTTGCTCTTCCAGGACTGATCCCCtgtctgcctcctcctgctcctcactgGGGACTTGGGCTCCCAGTGGGCTGGACAaggggctgaggggacagaaggggctgtgtggggcagaGATGGGGCTGTCTTCCCTTCttctttctgcagctgctgcttctatTTCAGCAGCTGTGCTTGGCTCTGGGTCCTGCTgttcctctggctgctggctggatCCCTGGATCACAAGCACAGCCTCACTCACGATCTCACAGCTAATGTGCCCTGCTAAGTCCAACAGAGCCTGgcggcagcctggggggctgtgtggagcaggggctgggctctcTGTTGCTGCCAATGGCACCTCCTCCCTCAGGGCAGGAGAACCTGgtgccttttccagcctggcaggcagaggcTCGGGGAGCTCCttctcctcagcagctcccactggagcagcagcaacTGCCAGCTCGTCTTCTTTGGGACTCCCCAGGGTAGGAGAGGCGCTGGGCAGTTCATGGgctgcctctcctgcctcctgggTGCCCACACTGCTGGGAGAGCCGGGCTCCTGCTGGGCACGGCTCTGGGCATCCTCGTCCTTCTCTGGGTGCAAAGGTTTGTCCCATATCTTGTAACTGATGCCTTCTGCACAGTGGGACAACCCCTGGCTGCTGACACTTCCCTCCCGTTGGTGCGGCTTTTGGTCACTCCTTCCACTCCACTGGGGAAGCTCCTGGACCTTGCAGTCTTTTCCTTGCAGTAGCTCCTTGTCTCTGTTGGTTCCCACTTGGGACAACTCTGGTTCTCTCTTGTCTCCTTCCCGCTGGTACATGTGCAGTTGGCCTCTCACTTCTTCCAAAGGAGACAATTCCTGATATGCTTCACCTTCCAGGAGCTCTTGGTATGTCAGATCTTCTTCCCACTGGGGCAGCCCTTGGTATGTCAGATCTTCTTCCCACTGGGACAGCCCTTGGTATGTCAGATCTTCGTCCCACTGGGACAGCCCTTGGTATGTCAGATCTTCGTCCCACTGGGACAGCCCTTGGTATGTCTCATCCTCTTTGTCCGATTGGTACAATTCCTCGACTGTTGCACTTTCTTCCCAATGGAATATCTCCAGCTCTTGCTGTGTGCCATCTCCCCACTGGACTCTCACACCTACCTCCCTCTGATGCAACTCTTGGTGTCTCACCACTCCCCATGGGGAAACTTCCTGGATCATCACTTCTTGTCGTTGGTAAAACTCTTGGACTGTCACTTCTTCCCAAAGGCAAAGCTCTTGGCTGGTAATGCCTCCCCATTGGGAAAGCTCTTGATCTACATTGTATTCCCAGTCTTCGTCCATGAGGGCCAAggccccctcctcctcctcagtgtCCCGACAGGGGCAGGCCTGAGCTGCCACCCGCCCCCAGCCGCTGCCTGCTGAGGGCCTGGTCTGGCAGCCAGGGGGACAAGGGGCTAGGGGGGATGGGAGTTGGGGCTCACCTTGTTCTCCTCCATGTCTGACGTTGTCTGGTGCACAGGGATCCCgggagctgcttcctcctgaGAGAGTGGCTCTCACAGGGCTgagctccccagggctctgtgctccTTAGATAccccccagcagggcagggtggggctCTGCCATGTCACAGGGGCCCCTGGGCACCACAACGTCCCGCATCACCCAGGGTGCTGGCACAATGCTCCTGTGTCACAAAGGGCCACACTTGGCACCCCTTTAACAGCTGAAATCACCACAATTTTCAGATGGAAAAACAGAAGCTGTAGACATTTGTCaaagatggaaataaaattcaaatatcAAAGAGTTCTGGTTACTACACTAATTGCAGGAACACTCCGCTGTATTTTATAAGTCTCTTGGAGACCACTCTGAGTTGGAGAGACGAGACATAAGGGTGAATAGATGGGACCAGTGGGTAGGAAGATGAGAAGAATGACAGGATTAGACATCCCCACGGATATGTTGTGTGGTGACAAGCAGGAATAGGCTACATTTCCTATTACCGGAGGGTAAAAAATTGAAACCCAAATGGTAAATTCAGTAGCAAGagaggaatttttatttctacttttctgATTATATCTCCCTGCTTTCTAGAGGTGGGAGCACAGAGACAGGCCAGGCTCTGAAGTACATTCTCCACAAGGGTTTCCCTGGTGGCAGAAACTCAAGTGTCCCTGAAGTCCTGATCATCATTTCGGATGGAAAGTCGCAGGGCAGCACTGCAATGCCTGCAATGCAGGTGAAGGAGAGACACATCACAGTTTTTGCAGTGGGAATCAAGTTTCCAAGGTAGGAAATTCTCCAGAGTGGGCAGTAGGCAACCAACTAGCCAAATGGCCAGTCCTGGTGAGTGAGAGGTCATCTCAGGCTAGATATGAgttctggaaagagaaaagtgtCCTAGTTTTTGCCAGAggagggtggggtttttttgggtttttttttttctgtagctgagGGACTGTAGCTGTGGGTGTATCTAGGAGATAATCCATACCACTTTATCATTGCTAGGGATGGGAGAACAGGGCTTTCTCCCTTCAGAGAGGAAGGGCATTGCTTCCTTCCAAGGAGGGGAGAAAGTGTGGTGGACAAAACAGTCAGTATTGAGACTGGCTTTCCGAGTAAATTGGTTTAGTTTTATACCTTTTGttattgatatttttattgctgCCACTACTGCTTGATTTCTCATCTCATTTCTGTtcccagtaaattgttcttatctcaatcCATGATTCTTGCCCTTTGTGTTTCCAGCTGGAAGCAAGAGGGGAAGCAAGTGTGAGCCTGGTTTCAGTGAGAGCACTAAATTGGGGAATACCATACTTAAACTATGACAAAAAGGAATTTGCAGGGTAATGCAGGCATGGGGGAAACACTGACTTGGTGGCTGATATAGAAGGAGCACCAGAGTTGATGAAGGAAGCTTTTCCACGTGgtagagctctgctgctggctgagaCTAAACACGCCAGGATCTTGGAAACTGAAGACTGTCATGGTTTTGCAACAACTCTATTTGTTGTGCAGGGTTGGTTTTGAACTCTTAATTCTTTGTGGGGGAGACTGAGCAGCTGACCCGTGCCTTGCTCGGCAGGTGGGAGGAGCTGCACGTGCTGGCCAGCGAGCCCCCTGAGCGGCACCTGCTCTTTGCTGGAGATGCTGACGATGCTGCCAACGGGCTGTACAGCGCCCTGAGTGACCCTGTCTGCGCTGCCACcgctccaggtgaccctgctgGCCCCACCTCCCTGCCTGTGCTTTTAGCTTGGACATGGCACTGGGTGAAGAAGATAAGGCAGCGTCAGGAAGCGTACAGGGGAATTGGCAGGTGTTGCACTTCGAGGTAACCTGCTCCTGGTGCCCAAAGGGGATGGCATGCTCTCCAAATACCTCCAAGCTGCAGAATCCTAAGTCTTTCTGCATCCTGGTTCACCTCTGAAAATGGGAATATCGGCTTTTGCTCGTGTGACAGGGGATAGAGGGATAAACGCAGTTGTGTTAAATTTTCTGATGGGCTTGGCTGTGTGTTAAggggcagcacccagggcaTGCAGGAGTTAGAAAAGATAGAGCTAGAGCAGAAAATCAAACACATGAATGATAAAGGCACCAAAGAGGCTGAAAAGCTGTCACTGAACCATGAACTCAGCAGTGTGAGGTTTATAGCAAGGCAAAGGAGGCTGAATATCGAAATCCCCAGAAAGCGGAGTAGACTGATGATCTTTTCAACAGGAAAATTCTCCTCTGGGGTCTCACAGTGGCTCTTGGAAGCTCTGCCCAGTCTGTTTTTGTCAGGTACTTGAAAATGGTTGTCTGCTCTTACAGCCTTTGTATTTTCAGGCAATTGATGCCagtttgccttttcctttgctACAGGCTGCAAAGTTGAGTCCCACCCTTGTGAACGCAGGACCCTGGAGACTGTGAAAGAGGTGGCTGGCAACTACGTGTGTTGGAAAGGCTCAAAGCAGCCCAACGCAGTGCAGGCTTCACTGTGCCCTTTTATCAGGTGAGCTGGGCACCCACTTCTCTAAATATGAGTGGGGCTGAGAGATAACAAATACAGTAATGAGGCTTTTATCTGACCTTGAGTCTTTACTGGGATGAAGATCCCTTAGAAGACTGATGCAAACTGTCTCTAGTCCTAGGAAGAGTCTGCTCTAATCATTGGCTGAGAAGTAAGCAAACAAAATCATTTTTTGAGTACTAAAAATACATCTATAATcttcaaatgtaaaaattacagttgaatttaaaaacaaaagggtAGATTtgatgaaattattattttccttatgcCATCTCATTTAGACTGGTCAGCTGGtgaccagtcaccagtggtaTCCCTCAAGggtctgtgctggcactggttCTGTTCACTATTTTTATTGATCACATGGATGAGGGTGTTGAGTCTTCCATTGGTAAATTTGCAGGTGACACTAAGCTGGGGGTGTGTGTCTGTCTattggaaggtaggagggctctgcagagagacctggaatggttggatgggTGGGCAGAGTCCAGTAGGATGAAGTTTAGTAAGTCCAAGGGctgagtcctgcattttggcccCTGCAATGTtatgggctggggaaggtgtggctggacagtgcccaggaagAAAGGgtcctgggggtgctggtgaaagcagctgaacatgagccagcagagtgcccaggtggccaagaaggccaatggcacctggcctggatcaggaatggtgtggccagcaggagcagggaggtcattcttcccctgtgctcagcactggtgaggccacagctTGAGAATTTcgtccagctctgtcccctcagtttagggtggacactgagtgctgtgtccagctctggcccctcagtttagggtggacactgagtgctgtgtccagctctggcccctcagtttagggtggacactgagtgctgtgtccagctctggcccctcagtttagggtggacactgagtgctgtgtccagttctggcccctcagtttagggtggacactgagtgctgtgtctaGTTTtctcccctcagtttaggaaggatgttgagatgcttgagcgtgtccagaggaggcaacaaggctgatgaggggcttggaacacaaaccctgtgaggaacgactgagttagctggggttgtttagcctggagaaaaggagactcagaggtgaccttacactctccacaactccctgaaaggtggctgtgtTCAGGTGGgtttggtctctttctccaggcagcaactgacagaacaagacaacagtctcaagctgtgtcaagggaaatataggttggatattagaaaaaagttttttacagaaaaagtgATGAAGTATTGGAATGGTCTGatcagggaagtggtggagtcaccatccctggatgtgtttaaaaaaagactggatatggcactccgtgccatgatctagttgaggcattagggcatgggttggactcgatggtcttaaggtctcttccaatctagtgattctgtgattatttttaaatacttgttttgaaaacctgtgttttcaaaggaaaatttgTTCCATCAAAAATCTTGAAGGCACCTTGtgttaatatttaaattcatGACAGGTGAATTCTTCCTGTTACAGGTGGAAGCGAGTCTTGATAAAACACCCATCCAGATGCTTCCGAACTGTGTGTCCAGGTGGGATCTTGCTTTTCCAAAGCTTTAATTTATGAAGCAGGAAGGGTAATAACTAAAGAACCAAAAGACAGGGGTTTGCTTTCACTTCTCAAAAATTTTGTTCTGAGTAAGAGACTGTAATCAGTAGATATTTAATCCATGTTTTGTTTCTCATGGGTATCTATGACTCGAGTTCTTTTGGATTAAAAGTGTCTCTCAGTAATTTCTCCTCCACTTGAGGAGCTGGTGAATCCTTATCTGTTCATCTGTTCACTCTGGGGGCAGAGTCTTGCAGGGCTTTTTATTGCCTGCAGGGAGTCACTGTTCTCCAGCCAGGGGAGCATGCAGTGATGCCTCCAGTCATTCACTTAGTACCGTAAGCAGCATTAGCAGGGAGCCTGGCATGTGTTGATCACCAGCCTATTTTTGTGGCTGTTGAAATAGCTGTGGTCCTTCAGTCCTTTTTGCAAGTTCAGGTGATAGCAGCTTTATTTTATCAGTACAACACTGTCCAAGCAGCATGCCAGATCCTGACCCcttaatttctgctgaaaatctgTCAGGGCTGCAGGACCTTTAGCAATTCTCTGTTTATACAAGTATGGTGTCACTGGCATTGTCCCAAATCAAAGGAAGTCAGAGTCTGGTTTGCTTTCTTGTCACAGCCTGCTGGAGAGCATCCCAAACGGAAATTGCCATGGAGGTGAGGGCACACGTGGCCCTGTGTTAGTTCACACTCTTGCTAGAGGGGCAGTGCTGTGACCCTTTTTCCACTGATGGTGATGCTCATGCTGGCAGAGGATAGGGAGAGGCAGGCTCCCTGCTGACtgcctgtttttctcttccctgtcctgTTTAGACCCTTGTGACTCCCAGCCATGCCAGAATGGTGGCACATGTGTCCCGGAGGGACTGGACAGCTACCactgcctctgcctgctggggtACGGAGGAGATGTCCACTGTGGTAGGTGTGAACCTGTGCTctgtctccttccctctcctgcctttGTGATGCCCTTTGtgccaccctggggacagctggggtgGGGTCACAGTCTTTGGGTTTTTCTGCAAAGGCAGGCCAGGTTTACTGTCATGATGATCATGACTGTGTCAGACCCGGTGGCTGGGTCCTGCTGTCCAGACACCGTGTGGGTGTGAAGAGCACCAGTATCGACAGTCTCGCTCTGGCATGGCTGCCTTTGTGTCTAAATGCAGATGCCATGGGATCAGGAGAACAGAGTCACTCGGAGAGACACGGATGTGCCTGCTGgttccctccctgcacacatGGGTGCCGCAGGAGCTCCTGGTTTTGGGGCTTCAAtgtgaaaaatcaaaacctCCTGATCATTAGAAAACACCTTGTATTTACTTTCCCCAGAAACCAACCTTCTGACTTCAAAGTGTCTCAGAGTGTCATAGGTGAGGGTCTGGTGCTTGGACTGTCTCCTTTCTCTGGTATGAGATTGTGTCATTCAGAGTGTTCTGCCCACAGCACTAAGAGAGTGAAGTTGTAATTCCTGATTTGAAGTTTGCCATCCAAAAGTTCATAAATTCCCATGGATATTTCATGTCTCTAAAAGCTTATATGGCACCCAACCAAATCAAAGCCTGCTCCTGGCTCATTTGTCCTCCAGCCCTTGAtatgaatggaaaaatatttgggttACGTGACACAAAGCCCCCTCTCCACAAGGCTTCCAGCAGGCCCCTGCTGGGGTTGCCCTGCAGATGACCAATTGCCTTCTCACTTTCTAGCAGCAAAGCTGAGCCTCGAGTGCGGCGTGGATCTCCTTTTCCTGATGGACAGCTCAGCAGGGGTCACGCTGGAAGGGTTCCTGCGCTTCAAGGCCTTCCTCAAGAGGTTCCTCCAAGCCCTGGTGGGCCAGGGCTCGCCAGTGAGCGTGGGGGTGGCCCAGTACGATGAGCATGTACAGATACCCATTGAACTGGGCCAACACAAGGATGCATTCAGCCTCATGAGGAGTATCGATGCCTTGAACTTCAGTGGAGGAAGAACCCTGACAGGCAGAGCCCTGCAATACGTAGCACAGCACGGTTTTAGGAGTGCCCCAGCCTTTGCAGATGTGCAGGATGATCTCCCACGTGTAGTTGTCCTGCTCACAGACACCAAGTCCCAGGATTCGGTGGCAGAAGCTGCTAAGTATGCGAAGGACCAGAATCTCTTCTTGATTGGCGTAGGCAGCAGCTCcatgagagcagagctgaccaCGGTGACCGGCAATCCACAGCAGACCATCATCTACTCGGACCCTCAGGACCTGTTCAACAGGatgccagagctgcagagaaaaatctgcagCATGGGCAATCCTGAAGGTAAGACTGTGGTATGGGCAGTGTGGGACAAGTTTGCCAAGCCATGCAGAGGTGACCTGAATTCcaacagggaggagggaaggacagAAGAATGAATGTCCTTGTTTTCGTTTGTCATTGATCCAGGGACTAACCTTCCATGAGTGATTTTTGTGATGAATCT
This portion of the Hirundo rustica isolate bHirRus1 chromosome 8, bHirRus1.pri.v3, whole genome shotgun sequence genome encodes:
- the VWA2 gene encoding von Willebrand factor A domain-containing protein 2 isoform X4; this translates as MQCSASLDVLFLLDGSYSIGKGSFERSKHFAGKLCDALDIHPDRVRVGMIQFSSTPHLEFPLDSYLNKQEVKERIKRTVFRGGSTETGQALKYILHKGFPGGRNSSVPEVLIIISDGKSQGSTAMPAMQVKERHITVFAVGIKFPRWEELHVLASEPPERHLLFAGDADDAANGLYSALSDPVCAATAPGCKVESHPCERRTLETVKEVAGNYVCWKGSKQPNAVQASLCPFIRWKRVLIKHPSRCFRTVCPDPCDSQPCQNGGTCVPEGLDSYHCLCLLGYGGDVHCAAKLSLECGVDLLFLMDSSAGVTLEGFLRFKAFLKRFLQALVGQGSPVSVGVAQYDEHVQIPIELGQHKDAFSLMRSIDALNFSGGRTLTGRALQYVAQHGFRSAPAFADVQDDLPRVVVLLTDTKSQDSVAEAAKYAKDQNLFLIGVGSSSMRAELTTVTGNPQQTIIYSDPQDLFNRMPELQRKICSMGNPEGCQAQSLDLAFAVDASSGAGLENFLHLRHFVRSSCLHFVINRDVTQIALVIYGSKAHTVFALDAHTSNSAVLQAIDQVPFLGGSASAGSALQHVYSDVMTVQKGARPGVNKVVVLLTSGGGMQDAAVPAQQLRHNGILVFVVVIGDTDRDTLLRAAGSPTYLVHISSYEDLQYYQGLIIERICEEARSPVNLCKPNPCMNQGVCILGPGSYRCECHGWEGPHCESRVVRGDSPRSPALPPRSHVQWSPRDMQHFSRALQHSKRQMHPRH